The following coding sequences are from one uncultured Bacteroides sp. window:
- a CDS encoding sugar MFS transporter yields the protein MKIVKTKDGVSYLWPFILVTSLFFLWGFAHSILDVLNKHFQEVLVISKAKSALVQAVVYGGYFLMALPAGAFIKRYGYRKGVILGLLLYAIGAFLFIPGSKLMSFNFFLVSLFIIGCGLTCLETAANPYITVLGEPEYGAGRLNLAQSFNGLGWIVGPLVGGVVLFSADGDISLPYVGIGCLVILVALFFMRIRLPEVKEEAPAEEGVTKKSLWKYPHFTWGVLALFCYVAAQTGINSFFINYVTEANLGFSNGDAALLLSFGGMGLFMVGRFTGSWLMNHIPAERLLIWFSVGASLCMLLVIAGWGWTSITALFVCYLFESIMFPTIFALAIRKLGGHTKKASSILIMSIVGGAVAPVLMGLLGEQNMSIGFIVPLICFFVICAYSAMYKRTVAAK from the coding sequence ATGAAAATAGTAAAGACAAAAGATGGCGTCTCATACCTTTGGCCATTTATCTTGGTTACCTCTCTCTTTTTTCTTTGGGGCTTTGCTCATAGCATTCTCGATGTGCTCAACAAACATTTTCAAGAAGTATTGGTCATTTCAAAGGCGAAGTCGGCCTTGGTACAGGCGGTAGTCTACGGTGGCTATTTCTTGATGGCTTTGCCGGCGGGCGCTTTTATCAAACGTTACGGCTATCGCAAAGGGGTGATCTTAGGGCTGCTACTCTATGCTATAGGAGCTTTTCTGTTTATACCGGGTAGCAAACTAATGTCTTTCAACTTCTTTCTTGTCTCGTTATTCATCATTGGCTGCGGACTCACATGCCTAGAGACGGCTGCTAATCCTTATATCACGGTACTTGGAGAACCGGAATATGGTGCAGGTAGATTGAACCTGGCTCAGTCGTTCAATGGTTTGGGCTGGATTGTCGGACCGTTAGTGGGGGGAGTTGTTCTTTTTTCTGCTGACGGAGACATCTCTCTTCCTTATGTAGGCATTGGGTGTCTGGTCATCCTTGTAGCCCTTTTCTTTATGCGTATCCGTCTGCCGGAAGTGAAAGAAGAGGCACCTGCTGAAGAAGGAGTGACGAAGAAGAGCCTTTGGAAATATCCTCATTTCACTTGGGGAGTGCTGGCTTTGTTTTGTTATGTGGCAGCGCAGACAGGCATCAACAGTTTCTTTATCAATTATGTAACTGAGGCCAATTTGGGTTTTAGTAACGGTGACGCCGCGTTATTACTCTCTTTTGGAGGGATGGGGTTGTTTATGGTAGGGCGCTTCACAGGTAGTTGGCTGATGAATCATATACCCGCAGAACGTTTACTTATCTGGTTCTCAGTAGGAGCTTCACTCTGCATGCTCCTTGTGATAGCAGGGTGGGGGTGGACTTCCATCACCGCTTTATTCGTTTGCTATCTCTTTGAATCCATCATGTTTCCCACTATTTTTGCTTTAGCTATCCGTAAGCTAGGCGGGCATACCAAGAAAGCTTCTTCCATTCTGATCATGTCCATCGTAGGAGGTGCCGTAGCTCCTGTACTAATGGGATTGCTAGGCGAGCAAAATATGAGCATTGGCTTCATTGTTCCCCTTATCTGCTTCTTCGTTATCTGTGCTTATTCCGCTATGTATAAACGTACCGTAGCTGCAAAATAG
- a CDS encoding UpxY family transcription antiterminator, protein MITENKHWYAVLTRTNSEYKVRDYFSVQNIENFLPVQPHMTETNGQLSERLRLVIPRMIFVYIHPREMSIVRGTMNVYDFLRLIPGHPPTPIPESQMADFRYMIDYSTKEVILTGEAIPRGTSVVVAKGNLKGLHGELVRYEGKYHILVRVNLFGCALVSIPANCVKKEKE, encoded by the coding sequence ATGATAACTGAAAATAAGCATTGGTATGCAGTTCTTACTCGTACCAATTCAGAATATAAAGTCAGAGATTACTTCTCTGTACAAAACATAGAGAATTTCTTACCTGTACAGCCTCACATGACCGAGACAAACGGACAGTTGAGTGAGCGTCTTCGTCTGGTTATTCCTCGTATGATTTTTGTCTATATCCACCCTAGGGAGATGTCGATTGTTCGTGGCACCATGAATGTGTACGACTTTCTCCGCCTCATTCCCGGTCACCCCCCCACACCCATACCCGAATCACAAATGGCGGATTTCCGCTACATGATCGATTATTCTACTAAAGAAGTCATCCTTACCGGAGAAGCTATTCCCCGTGGTACCTCTGTGGTAGTAGCCAAGGGCAATCTTAAGGGACTTCATGGGGAGTTGGTACGCTATGAGGGTAAATATCACATCCTTGTTCGAGTGAATTTGTTTGGATGTGCACTGGTAAGTATTCCGGCTAACTGTGTGAAGAAAGAAAAAGAATAA
- a CDS encoding formyltransferase family protein — protein MKICIAGKNNIAVEVCAFILEIYDPKDILIIPNRGDDGIDKFQRSLLKFAKFHNLSVVTLEDIYSIDDLIFLSLEFDRIIIPGKFKTKKLFNIHFSLLPEYKGMYTSVLPILDNKAITGVTLHCIDSGIDTGDIIAQKEIPILSHETSKSLYLKYIYEGVNLVVNNIDLILSGKYISFPQKNINSSYFSKKTINFSSIIIDLNATAWQIYKQICAFNFRDYQLPNVMGYDIVGGDITTVKSTLKPGILLEDKFHSITISTIDYNIILYKDKLNYLIEMCMIDDLNALLSVPNIKSYMRETERLHGWNLLIISAYHNSINILKYLVENGFDINSQNFNGTTAIMYAKNAALKTGDWALIRYMLSHKANPYLQDYSGKNLFDYLENESNELYTYIKNYD, from the coding sequence ATGAAAATTTGCATTGCTGGCAAAAACAATATTGCTGTTGAAGTTTGTGCTTTCATTCTTGAAATATATGATCCAAAAGATATTTTAATAATACCTAATAGAGGAGATGATGGAATAGATAAATTTCAGCGCTCATTATTGAAATTTGCAAAATTTCATAATCTTAGTGTAGTAACATTAGAAGACATCTATTCGATTGATGATTTGATTTTTTTATCATTAGAATTTGATCGAATAATTATTCCCGGAAAGTTTAAAACTAAAAAGCTTTTTAATATACATTTTTCTTTATTACCTGAATATAAAGGAATGTATACATCTGTGCTTCCTATATTGGATAATAAAGCGATTACTGGAGTGACTTTGCATTGTATTGATTCTGGCATAGATACAGGTGATATTATTGCTCAGAAAGAAATACCCATATTGTCTCATGAAACATCAAAAAGCTTATACCTTAAATATATATATGAAGGTGTTAATCTTGTTGTAAATAATATTGATTTAATTCTCTCAGGGAAATATATTTCTTTTCCACAAAAGAATATAAATTCGTCTTATTTTTCTAAGAAAACAATAAATTTCTCTAGTATAATAATAGATTTGAATGCAACTGCATGGCAAATTTATAAGCAAATTTGTGCATTTAATTTTAGAGATTATCAACTGCCAAACGTGATGGGCTATGATATTGTTGGTGGAGATATAACAACTGTGAAAAGTACTCTAAAACCGGGTATTCTATTAGAAGATAAATTTCACTCTATCACAATATCTACAATAGATTATAATATTATTTTATATAAAGATAAATTGAATTACTTAATAGAAATGTGCATGATAGATGATTTAAATGCATTACTGTCTGTCCCTAATATTAAGTCATATATGAGAGAAACAGAACGGTTACATGGATGGAATTTATTAATTATATCTGCTTATCATAATTCAATAAACATTTTGAAGTATTTAGTTGAAAATGGATTTGATATTAATTCTCAAAACTTTAATGGAACAACTGCAATAATGTATGCAAAAAATGCAGCATTGAAGACAGGAGATTGGGCATTAATTCGTTATATGTTGAGTCATAAAGCTAATCCGTATTTACAAGATTATTCAGGAAAAAATTTGTTTGATTATTTAGAAAATGAATCAAATGAATTATATACATATATCAAAAACTATGATTAA
- a CDS encoding VapE domain-containing protein → MNFSVTTFRGFSKVSGEMPLTSFFEEIRSIKYVKLIDKITLLVNSGDTDRANAVKKQLPFITITANYKEKRLPESILRYNDVQTVDIDNLTDEQVLTLRPIIEADPYVLGNFLTPKRHGYKLFLYLLTPLAEQLRKSAFSTGEIGYEALELYHAKMYELARKHCEKLTGVPVDTSGKDISRGVFISFDPLAYLNMDLLAKMVIPEVSILSPLPVERKKKTPGRKPLGISMTGDAKVNIDSMEAWEKMEHQKAVNATKRIMRFEKGNRDTFLFTLGNKCYARAINEDAAVLMVKHDYLMQGLDVETPIRNAYRYTDKVDTVENDNREKKKPRMERVVEFLDEHYSIRRNVILDRLEFADYGECAAGTPLRYMPMRNKDFNSIFLSMQLAGIKCFQTVIHSVIDSDYAKLYNPFDEYFGGLPIWNGERDFITELADTLETDDQDFWRESFKRWLVGLVAGALKDEITNHLVLILYSKQGKGKSTWIHNLLPPELKEYYRNGMISPENKDHALFMSTRLLINMEEFEGMKYNDIAGLKRLVTQDVITERKVYGINAEMYVRHASFIGSTNEARFLQDFSGARRFICPVVKKINYKTPVDYKGVYSQAVYLLNNGYQYWYEGDEIENLNERNEKHRMKEPLEEMLYVYYRKAEAKDFEVKWKPAAAIMSTIAMYGRILVNKLAQENLTKVMERDGFKSRVNVHGTTEYEVVQLCMDEVERNFKMVTKKELPKDTVMSL, encoded by the coding sequence ATGAATTTTTCAGTAACTACCTTCAGGGGGTTCAGTAAGGTGTCGGGCGAAATGCCCCTCACCTCTTTTTTTGAAGAGATTCGCAGCATCAAGTATGTTAAGCTGATCGACAAGATCACCTTGCTTGTCAACTCGGGAGACACAGACAGGGCAAATGCTGTGAAGAAGCAGTTGCCTTTTATCACAATCACTGCCAACTACAAAGAGAAACGTTTGCCAGAAAGCATCTTGCGCTACAATGATGTGCAGACGGTGGATATCGACAACCTGACGGATGAACAAGTACTGACTCTAAGACCGATTATTGAGGCGGATCCGTATGTATTGGGCAATTTCTTAACTCCTAAAAGGCATGGCTACAAATTATTCTTATATCTGCTTACTCCGCTGGCTGAGCAATTGAGAAAGAGTGCGTTTTCCACGGGAGAAATCGGGTATGAAGCGTTAGAATTATACCATGCGAAGATGTATGAATTGGCTCGCAAACATTGTGAGAAATTAACGGGAGTGCCTGTGGATACGAGTGGAAAGGATATCAGCAGAGGGGTTTTCATCTCATTTGACCCACTGGCTTATCTGAACATGGATCTGTTGGCAAAGATGGTGATTCCAGAAGTGAGTATTTTATCGCCTCTGCCTGTAGAGAGGAAGAAAAAAACTCCCGGAAGGAAACCTTTGGGAATTTCGATGACGGGTGATGCCAAGGTGAACATTGATAGTATGGAGGCTTGGGAGAAGATGGAGCATCAGAAAGCGGTGAATGCCACCAAGAGGATCATGCGTTTTGAGAAGGGAAATCGGGATACATTTCTCTTTACACTGGGCAATAAGTGTTACGCTCGTGCGATAAATGAGGATGCGGCGGTACTGATGGTGAAACATGATTATTTGATGCAAGGACTGGATGTGGAGACGCCTATACGTAATGCATACAGGTATACCGACAAAGTGGACACAGTAGAGAATGATAATAGGGAGAAGAAAAAGCCTAGAATGGAACGCGTGGTAGAGTTTCTGGATGAACATTACAGCATACGCCGCAACGTCATCTTGGACAGACTGGAATTCGCTGATTATGGTGAGTGTGCAGCGGGTACTCCGTTGCGTTACATGCCGATGCGCAACAAAGACTTTAACTCGATATTCTTGAGTATGCAACTAGCTGGAATAAAGTGTTTCCAGACTGTTATACATTCGGTGATAGATTCTGATTATGCAAAACTTTATAATCCGTTTGATGAGTATTTCGGCGGTCTGCCCATTTGGAATGGTGAAAGGGATTTCATCACGGAACTAGCGGATACCTTAGAGACAGATGATCAGGATTTCTGGAGAGAAAGCTTCAAACGTTGGTTGGTGGGTCTCGTGGCGGGTGCGCTAAAAGATGAGATAACCAATCATCTAGTACTGATCTTATACAGTAAACAGGGAAAGGGGAAGAGTACGTGGATACATAACTTACTACCACCGGAGTTGAAGGAGTATTATCGTAACGGAATGATCTCTCCGGAAAACAAGGATCATGCGTTGTTCATGTCGACCCGGCTGTTGATTAACATGGAGGAGTTTGAGGGAATGAAGTACAATGACATCGCAGGTCTGAAGCGCCTGGTAACGCAGGATGTGATAACGGAACGAAAGGTTTACGGCATAAATGCGGAGATGTATGTAAGGCATGCGTCATTTATAGGGAGTACGAATGAGGCGCGTTTCTTGCAGGACTTTAGTGGAGCACGACGTTTCATCTGTCCGGTAGTAAAGAAGATCAATTACAAGACTCCGGTGGATTATAAAGGGGTATACAGTCAGGCTGTCTATCTGCTGAATAACGGTTACCAATACTGGTATGAAGGGGATGAAATTGAGAATTTGAATGAGCGCAATGAGAAACACAGAATGAAGGAGCCTCTGGAGGAGATGCTATATGTATATTACCGCAAAGCGGAAGCTAAAGATTTTGAGGTGAAATGGAAGCCGGCGGCAGCGATCATGTCGACCATAGCGATGTATGGACGCATTCTAGTTAATAAACTGGCGCAGGAGAATCTGACTAAGGTAATGGAACGAGATGGCTTCAAAAGCCGTGTCAATGTGCATGGGACTACGGAGTATGAAGTGGTGCAACTTTGTATGGATGAGGTGGAACGAAACTTCAAAATGGTTACTAAAAAAGAGCTTCCCAAAGATACTGTTATGTCTCTTTAA
- a CDS encoding bifunctional fucokinase/fucose-1-phosphate guanylyltransferase has protein sequence MKKLLSLPPNLVQCFHELERTQTNEWFCTSDPDGIKLGSGGGTTWLLEECYRQKGIDESFADWLRGEKRILLHAGGQSRRLPGYAPSGKILTPVPVFRWERGQRLSQNLLSLQLPLYEKIMSLAPDSLHTLIASGDVYIRAEKPLQPIPEADVVCYGLWVDPSLATHHGVYVSDRNCPDKLDFMMQKPSLEELESLSKTHLFLMDVGIWILSDRAVELLMKRSHKEHTSELSSYDLYSEFGLCLGNHPRLVDKELNELSVAILPLPGGEFYHYGTSRELISSTVAIQNKVCDQRQIMHRRIKPNPAMFVQNASVEVALSSQNAYLWIENSFVGKQWLLGSRQIITGVPQNDWELLVPDGICVDVVPVGEKEWVARPYGIDDVFKGDLASTTTHFMGIPFSEWMEKRGLSISDLKDSKTNDIQLATLFPVVDNIQDMGVVLRWMISDSELEYGRSIWLQNRKLSADNISSLANLKRLYKQREEFRLKNWKTLSLNHEKSVFYQLDLENAAEEFAHLGIPEPDILSDDALPMSKIHNRMLRSRILKLKGETYQLEQQAAFELLRDGLLGEIQEKKSSPLLNVYPDQIVWGRSPVRIDVAGGWTDTPPYALYSGGNVVNFAIELNGQPPLQVYVKPCIEKHIILRSIDMGAMEVVSSYEELQDYKKIGSPFSIPKAALVLAGFSPDFSAVRYATLQDQLTAFGSGIEVTLLAAIPAGSGLGTSSILASTVLGAVNDFCGLAWDKCEICRRTLVLEQLLTTGGGWQDQYGGVLHGIKLLQTENGFTQDPLIRWLPDYLFNQPEYKACHLLYYTGITRTAKGILGEIVSSMFLNSSTHLALLSEMKLHALDMNEAIQRGNFAEYGHLVGKSWMQNKALDAGTNPPAVEAIINLIKDYTLGYKLPGAGGGGYLYMVAKDPQAAIRIREILTQHAPNPRARFVEMTLSDKGLQISRS, from the coding sequence ATGAAAAAACTACTCTCTTTACCTCCTAATCTGGTGCAATGTTTCCATGAATTAGAGAGGACACAAACGAATGAATGGTTCTGTACTTCCGATCCGGATGGCATTAAACTGGGCTCCGGCGGCGGAACAACTTGGTTGCTTGAGGAGTGCTATCGACAAAAGGGTATCGACGAGTCTTTCGCCGACTGGTTAAGAGGAGAAAAACGCATCTTATTGCATGCCGGCGGACAAAGTCGTCGTTTACCGGGTTATGCTCCTTCAGGTAAAATACTTACTCCTGTTCCTGTTTTTCGATGGGAGAGAGGACAAAGACTGTCACAAAATCTTCTTTCGCTGCAATTACCTCTGTATGAAAAGATTATGTCTTTGGCGCCCGATTCTTTGCATACGCTGATTGCTAGCGGAGATGTGTATATTCGTGCTGAAAAGCCTTTGCAACCGATTCCGGAGGCAGATGTGGTGTGTTATGGGCTATGGGTCGATCCTTCTTTAGCTACCCATCATGGCGTTTATGTGTCCGATAGGAATTGTCCCGACAAACTCGATTTTATGATGCAAAAGCCTTCTTTGGAGGAACTTGAATCTCTTTCTAAGACGCATTTGTTCCTGATGGATGTCGGTATTTGGATTCTTAGCGACAGAGCTGTGGAACTTCTGATGAAGCGTTCTCATAAAGAGCATACCAGTGAACTGTCTTCCTACGATCTCTATTCTGAGTTTGGACTTTGCTTAGGTAATCATCCGCGGTTGGTCGATAAAGAGCTTAATGAGCTATCGGTTGCCATCCTTCCATTACCCGGTGGAGAATTTTATCATTACGGCACAAGTAGAGAACTGATTTCTTCTACCGTAGCCATACAAAATAAAGTGTGCGACCAACGGCAGATCATGCATCGTCGTATAAAGCCTAATCCCGCAATGTTTGTTCAGAATGCTTCGGTAGAGGTTGCATTGTCGTCACAAAATGCTTATTTATGGATTGAAAATAGCTTTGTAGGAAAGCAGTGGTTGCTGGGCAGCCGACAGATTATTACGGGGGTACCGCAGAATGATTGGGAGCTACTAGTGCCGGACGGGATCTGTGTGGATGTAGTACCTGTTGGTGAGAAAGAGTGGGTTGCCCGTCCTTATGGCATTGATGATGTCTTTAAGGGTGATTTGGCTTCTACTACGACGCATTTCATGGGTATTCCTTTTTCTGAATGGATGGAAAAAAGAGGACTTTCCATATCTGATTTGAAGGATAGCAAGACCAATGATATACAACTTGCCACCTTGTTTCCAGTAGTAGATAATATACAGGATATGGGAGTTGTACTCCGATGGATGATATCTGATTCGGAACTTGAATATGGTAGGTCTATCTGGTTGCAAAACAGAAAGTTATCTGCTGATAATATTTCTTCTTTAGCCAATTTGAAGAGGTTGTACAAACAGCGTGAAGAGTTTCGTCTGAAAAATTGGAAAACACTTTCTCTTAACCATGAGAAGAGTGTGTTCTATCAACTTGATTTGGAGAATGCTGCCGAAGAATTTGCACATTTAGGAATACCGGAACCGGATATTCTGTCCGATGATGCTTTGCCAATGTCGAAGATACATAACCGGATGTTGCGCTCGCGCATTTTGAAACTCAAAGGAGAAACTTACCAACTGGAGCAACAAGCAGCTTTTGAATTATTGCGTGACGGTCTTCTGGGAGAAATACAAGAAAAGAAAAGTTCCCCCTTGCTCAACGTTTATCCTGATCAAATAGTCTGGGGACGCAGCCCTGTGCGAATTGATGTCGCAGGAGGGTGGACGGATACGCCGCCTTATGCGCTTTATTCTGGAGGAAATGTGGTCAATTTTGCCATCGAGCTCAATGGACAACCTCCTTTACAAGTATATGTCAAACCTTGTATTGAAAAGCATATTATCCTTCGTTCCATAGATATGGGAGCCATGGAGGTAGTAAGCAGTTACGAAGAATTACAGGATTATAAAAAGATTGGTTCGCCTTTCTCCATCCCTAAAGCTGCACTCGTATTAGCGGGGTTCTCTCCTGATTTCTCTGCTGTCAGATACGCTACCTTGCAAGATCAGTTGACTGCCTTTGGATCAGGTATTGAAGTCACGTTGCTGGCTGCCATTCCTGCCGGGTCGGGACTGGGTACCAGTTCCATTCTAGCTTCCACCGTCTTGGGAGCTGTCAACGACTTCTGTGGATTGGCGTGGGATAAGTGTGAAATCTGTCGCCGTACATTGGTACTCGAACAGTTACTGACCACAGGCGGTGGTTGGCAAGATCAATATGGAGGGGTGTTGCATGGCATCAAACTGTTGCAAACAGAGAATGGTTTCACTCAAGATCCGTTGATCCGTTGGCTACCCGATTACCTTTTCAATCAACCGGAATATAAAGCCTGTCATCTGCTCTACTACACAGGTATCACCCGTACTGCTAAAGGCATATTAGGCGAGATTGTCAGCTCTATGTTCCTTAATTCCTCCACTCATCTTGCTTTGCTCTCCGAAATGAAACTTCATGCCTTAGATATGAATGAAGCCATTCAGCGAGGAAACTTTGCCGAATATGGTCACCTGGTAGGTAAATCGTGGATGCAGAACAAAGCCTTGGATGCCGGGACTAATCCTCCTGCCGTAGAAGCTATAATCAATCTGATAAAAGATTATACACTAGGCTATAAATTGCCTGGAGCGGGTGGGGGTGGCTACCTCTATATGGTAGCCAAAGATCCACAAGCAGCTATTCGTATCCGTGAGATATTAACGCAGCATGCGCCTAATCCGCGAGCTCGCTTTGTAGAAATGACATTATCTGATAAGGGGTTACAGATTTCACGTTCATAA
- a CDS encoding FdtA/QdtA family cupin domain-containing protein yields the protein MKQSTVYDCSIIEIDKHHHEKGNLSVLENSKTVPFDVKRTYYLYDVPGGESRGGHAHKELRQLIIAASGSFTVTLDDGKVKRTFLLNRPYQGLLVVPGIWRTLDDFSSGSVCLVLASHCYDVEDYIRDYDDFEKYKK from the coding sequence ATGAAGCAAAGTACGGTATATGATTGCTCTATAATAGAGATCGATAAACACCATCACGAAAAAGGCAATTTAAGTGTATTAGAAAATAGTAAAACAGTTCCTTTTGATGTTAAACGAACCTATTATTTATATGATGTACCAGGAGGTGAATCAAGAGGTGGACATGCACATAAAGAATTACGACAATTAATTATTGCTGCTAGTGGTAGTTTTACAGTGACTCTTGATGATGGGAAGGTTAAGCGTACTTTTCTTTTGAATCGTCCATATCAAGGATTATTGGTAGTACCTGGTATTTGGAGAACTCTTGATGATTTTTCTTCAGGTTCTGTTTGTCTAGTTTTAGCTTCTCATTGTTATGATGTGGAAGATTATATAAGAGATTATGATGATTTTGAAAAATATAAGAAATAA
- a CDS encoding HU family DNA-binding protein encodes MAVPYKKMARKDPRNKNATVKYYPQLVTMGQSADLNSIAYKMKEASSLSLGDIQSVLTNFVEAMRMSLFNGQSVNIRDFGVFSLSARTKGADKEKECTSKNIVSMKINFRPSSSVRPNLTSTRAGDKIEFIDIVAALEKQKEENGKDDNGGGNTGGNTGSNTGGNTGGDDEDPNA; translated from the coding sequence ATGGCAGTACCATATAAAAAGATGGCTCGTAAAGATCCAAGAAATAAAAATGCAACAGTGAAATACTATCCGCAGTTAGTGACCATGGGACAGAGTGCTGATCTGAACAGCATTGCTTATAAAATGAAAGAAGCGAGTTCGCTTTCATTGGGTGATATTCAGAGTGTGCTTACCAATTTTGTAGAAGCGATGAGGATGTCACTCTTTAATGGACAATCGGTGAATATTCGTGATTTCGGGGTGTTTAGTCTTTCGGCTCGCACAAAGGGAGCGGATAAGGAAAAGGAGTGTACGTCAAAGAATATTGTATCTATGAAAATCAATTTTCGTCCGTCGAGCAGCGTACGACCGAACCTGACTTCTACTCGTGCGGGTGATAAGATTGAGTTTATTGATATTGTTGCCGCACTGGAGAAGCAGAAAGAAGAAAATGGAAAAGATGATAATGGTGGTGGCAACACAGGCGGAAACACCGGTAGCAATACGGGTGGTAATACCGGAGGCGATGATGAGGATCCGAATGCTTAA
- a CDS encoding DegT/DnrJ/EryC1/StrS family aminotransferase, whose protein sequence is MINFLDLQKVTAKYSDEIHEAVNRVVDSGWYLQGNENKYFEENYSKYIGTTYTIGVANGLDALILIFRAYIELGIMKPGDEVIVPANTYIASIIAISENGLKPVLVEPRLETYQIDDTLIEKAITPKTKAILIVHLYGQCAYTDKIGHICKEYNLKLVEDNAQAHGCIYKGKKTGSLGDIAGHSFYPGKNLGAFGDAGAVTTDNEELANAVRTVANYGSTKKYVFKYIGRNSRLDEIQAAVLNVKLKHLDEDVALRKQVAKYYIDNITNSQIITPIVKDWDSHVFHIFTIRCKHRDELQNYLSKNGVQTIIHYPIPPHKQECYAEWNNLSFPITEQIHDEELSLPMSPIITIFDIKLLVEILNKWRN, encoded by the coding sequence ATGATTAATTTTTTAGATTTACAGAAAGTCACAGCAAAATATTCAGATGAAATTCATGAAGCAGTTAATCGTGTTGTAGATTCTGGTTGGTATTTACAGGGTAACGAAAATAAGTATTTTGAAGAAAATTATTCTAAATATATTGGTACTACTTATACTATTGGAGTAGCTAATGGTTTGGATGCACTTATTTTAATTTTTCGTGCGTACATTGAACTTGGCATAATGAAGCCTGGTGATGAAGTTATTGTTCCTGCAAATACCTACATAGCATCTATCATAGCAATTTCTGAGAATGGTCTTAAGCCGGTATTGGTTGAACCTCGCTTAGAGACTTATCAAATAGATGATACTTTAATTGAAAAGGCAATCACTCCTAAGACAAAAGCTATTTTAATTGTTCATCTATATGGTCAATGTGCATATACTGATAAAATCGGTCATATTTGTAAAGAATATAATTTAAAATTAGTAGAAGATAATGCACAAGCCCATGGTTGTATATATAAAGGAAAGAAAACAGGGTCTTTAGGCGATATCGCAGGACATAGTTTCTATCCAGGAAAAAACTTAGGTGCATTTGGAGATGCAGGAGCAGTAACTACAGATAATGAGGAACTAGCTAATGCAGTGCGTACGGTAGCTAATTACGGCTCAACAAAAAAATACGTATTCAAGTATATTGGTCGCAATAGTCGGCTAGATGAAATTCAAGCTGCGGTACTTAATGTGAAATTGAAGCACTTGGATGAAGACGTTGCTTTACGCAAACAAGTTGCTAAATATTATATTGATAATATAACGAATTCTCAAATTATAACTCCTATAGTGAAAGATTGGGATAGTCATGTCTTTCATATATTTACAATACGCTGTAAACATCGTGATGAATTACAGAACTATTTATCAAAAAATGGAGTGCAGACAATTATTCACTATCCTATCCCTCCGCACAAGCAGGAATGTTATGCTGAATGGAATAATTTATCATTTCCTATTACAGAACAAATTCATGATGAAGAGTTGAGTTTACCTATGAGTCCAATAATTACAATTTTTGATATAAAGCTTTTAGTTGAAATATTGAATAAATGGAGAAATTAA
- a CDS encoding FdtA/QdtA family cupin domain-containing protein codes for MRIGEAKIIELPKILDRRGNLSVIEEFKNIPFKIERTYWIYDVPGGEKRGGHAYKENQEFIVALSGSFDVILDDGKEKKTFSLNRSYYGLYVPKGLWRQMENFSTNSLALILASTPYNENDYIYDYDEFKNYKAL; via the coding sequence ATGAGAATCGGTGAAGCAAAAATAATAGAACTCCCTAAAATACTTGATAGAAGAGGGAATCTTTCTGTTATAGAAGAATTCAAAAATATCCCCTTCAAAATAGAACGTACTTATTGGATTTATGATGTTCCAGGAGGAGAAAAAAGAGGAGGTCATGCGTACAAAGAAAATCAAGAATTTATAGTTGCTTTGTCGGGTAGCTTTGATGTGATTTTAGATGATGGCAAGGAGAAAAAAACTTTTTCCTTGAATAGATCTTATTATGGTCTGTATGTTCCCAAAGGTTTATGGAGACAAATGGAGAATTTTTCTACTAATTCATTAGCTTTGATATTGGCTTCTACACCCTATAATGAAAATGATTATATCTATGATTATGACGAATTTAAAAACTATAAAGCCTTATGA
- a CDS encoding DUF4248 domain-containing protein, which translates to MNSENEENTSTSFPIRTYSKAELAMLYCPNQCVTLALSSLYRWMKLNTSLMTELQSVGYYKYRHSFTPLEVRIIVKYLGEPG; encoded by the coding sequence ATGAATTCAGAAAACGAAGAAAATACAAGCACTTCCTTTCCCATCCGTACCTATTCTAAAGCCGAGTTAGCTATGCTCTATTGTCCCAACCAATGTGTTACATTAGCGTTAAGTAGTCTCTATCGTTGGATGAAACTTAACACCTCACTTATGACCGAACTCCAATCAGTAGGCTACTACAAATACCGTCACTCATTCACACCTCTCGAAGTACGGATTATCGTTAAATACTTGGGGGAACCCGGGTAA